A window of the Vigna angularis cultivar LongXiaoDou No.4 chromosome 3, ASM1680809v1, whole genome shotgun sequence genome harbors these coding sequences:
- the LOC108326291 gene encoding uncharacterized protein LOC108326291, which produces MVNPNCRVPLLLFISSIFFSCFPGSTLCAVVSLKSIEVFKTHEWLKATTTVYFLCKGESKTVLLDVRKSHTLYAFNGEESWQPLSNFTSKECKRCGFYEEDSITLDDVLDEWEFCPSDFTAPDGEYIRFKENQFVATFLCSECLSLAAVDEHDDGKGMHIVVVVLLSALVSIILILGVVGAYKFWEKKIREQDQARLLKLFEDDDEIGDELGLGTVI; this is translated from the exons ATGGTGAATCCCAATTGTAGGgttcctcttctccttttcatcTCTTCCAtattcttctcttgttttccAG GGTCAACGTTATGTGCTGTTGTGTCGCTAAAATCAATTGAGGTTTTTAAAACGCACGAGTGGCTGAAAGCCACTACAACTGTGTATTTCCTGTGCAAAGGGGAAAGCAAGACTGTGCTTCTAGATGTCAGGAAATCACATACCTTGTATGCTTTCAATGGTGAAGAATCTTGGCAG CCTTTAAGCAACTTTACAAGTAAAGAATGCAAGCGGTGTGGATTCTATGAGGAGGACAGCATTACTTTAGATGACGTACTTGACGAATGGGAGTTTTGTCCATCTGACTTTACTGCACCTGATGGTGAATATATTCGGTTCAAGGAAAATCAATTCGTTGCTACTTTTCTGTGTTCAGAGTGCTTATCACTCGCTGCTG TTGATGAGCATGATGATGGAAAAGGAATGCATATAGTTGTTGTGGTTTTGCTGAGTGCTTTGGTCTCAATTATACTGATTCTTGGAGTGGTGGGTGCATACAAGTTTTGGGAAAAGAAGATTAGGGAACAGGACCAGGCTCGGCTTTTGAAGttatttgaagatgatgatgaaattGGGGACGAGCTGGGCCTTGGTACAGTAATATGA